The DNA window AATGCGCCAACCCCAAGCGGCAAATTCCTCAGCCGGGATGAGCGCGCGGCAGGTCAACACCACCGCGATGCTGAGCACGAAACCGCCGACCACGCTGGCCTGAATGAAGCTGGTGTAAAAGCCACGCTTTTCTGGCGGTGCATGTTCTGCAACATAAATTGCCGCCCCGCCATATTCGCCCCCAAGCGCCAGGCCCTGTAATATGCGTAGCAAAATCACAATTATCGGTGCGGCGATACCGATTGTCGCAGCGTTGGGAATCAAGCCAACACCAGCTGTGGCTATGCCCATTAAGGTGACTGTGACGAGAAAGGTGTATTTGCGCCCCAACCTGTCACCAAGATAGCCAAACAGTACCGCGCCTAACGGACGGAACCCGAACCCAACCGCAAAACCTGCCCACACCATCAGCAGTTGCAGTGTTTCATTATCTGAAGGAAAAAATGCTGCACCAATCAGGCCCGCAAGCGTCCCGTAGATGAAAAAATCATACCATTCGAAGATGGTACCGGCCGACGAAGCGGCGATAACCAGCCTGATTTCCTTCTCGCTCGGCTCGTGCATTACTGGTGCAGTTGTCTCGCTCATGGTGTTGCGACCTTCCCCTGAATTCTCCGTCAAACGCTCTAGCCAGATGTTTGCGTATTGCAAAGCGCTTCACTGGCGGCCCTCCACGGCAGCAAGATCGCCTCATGCCTGCCCGGATAATTCCGTGCCGCATCCAGTAATTCGAGGCGGGGCCAGTCTGGTATAGGGCCATCAGCGCTAAGCCAATTTTGTATTGTTCCATGATAGCGTTGCGCATCGGCCCCGTTCTGACCTGTTGCGGCTGCAGCAAAGATCGCGGCTGCAGCCTGACCCATGGCACAGGCGGTTACATTGAAACCAATCGCGAAGATCTGATTAGCGCCGTCCATGCTAAGGCTAAGCTCAAGCGAACTGCCACACGAACGTGAACGTACTTGGGCATTGAATTGAGCGAGAGGGTCTAACGGGTAATTTGCCAACTCGGTCGCAAGCGCCAAAATTTTTGAAGTGTACAGTTTGCCCGACCCGCTGGCGGTCAATTCTCTTCCTCTTCAGAACGTAAAACCGATCTGCGCTGTTGGATCATCTGTACCAATGAATCAGTGCTGGCATTCACGACAGGATAAGTACGCGCGGTGGTAATCCATGTGGGCCTGCCAGCGATACCCCAAGCGGTATCATAACCAAGCACCAACAGCGAGAAGGCAAGCACCACTATCAGCGCGCCCTTGATCGCGCCGAATCCAAACCCCAGCACGCGATCAATCGGGCCAAGAATTGAAGCGCGCGACGCGTCCCCTGCCCGTCCCGCGATTAGTTTCATAGCCGCATATGGCACCAGCAACAGCAAGGCGAAGGCCAGCACAGCAACGGCGGTGGTCCAGCCCAAATAGCCTCCCATTGCGTGATAGAGCGGCGTATGTAGATAATGAATCGCGAAGAGCGCCAAAATCCATGCTGAAAGCGAAAGCACCTCCTGCACCAAACCGCGCATAAATCCGCCGACAGCTGCAACGCCGACTATAATCAGGACGATAATATCAAAACCGGTCATTATGGGAACCGATTTATTGCGAACCTACGACTTGGTCAACGAGGTTCGCCAATTGTTTTAGTCCGTGATATTTAAGACCCGATTTTTCGTCCGCGTCAAAAGGTCCGCAACCACTCTTGAAACCTAGCTTGGCGGATTCTTTCAGACGCAGCCCGGCATGGGCCACGGGCCGTATCTCGCCAGCCAGAGAAACTTCGCCAAACCAGACACTTCGCGTTGGTAACGGCTTGTCTGCAAGCGCAGAAACCAGAGCCGCTGCGACGGCTAAATCCGCCGCTGGATCGGACAGGCGATATCCTCCAGCCACGTTCAAATAGACTTCTGCAGAGCTGAAATTTAATCCGCAGCGCGATTCCAGCACCGCCAGTAACATCGCCAAACGGCCATTATCCCAACCAACCACAGCGCGGCGCGGCGTCGCCCCGCTTTGCAAACGAACAATCAATGCCTGAACTTCGATCAAGACCGGCCTTGTGCCTTCCAGCGCGGGGAATACTGCGCTTCCGGCGAGCGGCTCGTCACGGCCCGACAGAAACAGCATTGAGGGATTGGATACCTCCTCCAGCCCCGCGCCAGCCATTGCGAATACGCCAATTTCATCAACTGCGCCAAACCGGTTCTTGAGCGCACGCAGGATCCGATATTGATGGCTTCTTTCACCTTCGAAGCTCATCACCACATCGACCATATGTTCCAGAACCCGCGGCCCTGCGATGCTGCCATCCTTGGTCACATGTCCGACAAGAACCATCGCAACGCCGTTCTCCTTGGCATAGCGGATAAGCTCGAAAGCACATCCGCGCACTTGGCTAACAGTGCCCGGGGCACCCTCGATGGTGTCCGAATGCATCGTCTGGATCGAATCGATTACCAGTAGAGCGGGTGCATCCATACCGTTCAGCGTCGTCAAAATGTCCCGCACAGAAGTGGCCGCGGCAAGTTTTATCGGCGCATCTGCCAACCCCAACCTTGACGCACGCATCCTTACCTGCGCTGCAGCTTCTTCTCCGCTGACATAGACTGTGGAGCCGCCAGCCTTGGCGATCTTAGCGGCGGCTTGTAACAGCAATGTCGACTTGCCGATGCCCGGGTCGCCTCCCATTAAAATCGCAGATCCGGGGACAAGTCCGCCGCCCAGTGCACGATCAAATTCCGCTAAGCCCGTCGGACGACGTTTGAGTTCTTCCCCAGGTGCATCAAGATCGACGAATTCTACTGCCCGCCCACCGCTGCCCAGATTATGTTTTTGCGAAAAAACAGTTGCGGGAATATCCTCGCTCAGCGTGTTCCATTCCGCGCAGTCCGGGCATTGCCCCTGCCACCGGTGCGAAACCGAACCACATGCCTGACACACGTACCGCTTTTTTGCCTTTGCCATAGATTGCCGATAAACGGAACATACAAGGAACGCAATTGCCAAAAGTGTTTTTGCCAGCCACAACACTGGCATGAGGCAAAAAGAACTCCGACTTGCTCTGATTTGTTACGGCGGAGTCAGCCTAGCGGTTTACATGCACGGCGTGACCAAAGAGGTCTGGAAGCTCGCCAAAGCAAGCCGAGCATTTCACGCAGACGAGGCCCGTTCCGAAGGCGTGCAAGGCGTTTATCGCGATATGCTCGAATGCATCGAAAAAGACCACGGCCTGAAATTGCGTGTACTGCCTGATATCCTGACAGGAGCGAGCGCAGGCGGTATCAACGCAGTATATCTCGCTCAGGCAATCCATTCAGGGCAATCGTTGGAACCGCTGACAGAGCTTTGGCTCGAATGCGCTGACGTTGACCGCTTGGTTCATCCTGACGCACGGCCGATGTGGCGCTTTGCCAAGTTCTGGGCGCAACCTTTTGCAAGCTGGCTGCTGAAGCGACCGGGCAATGCGGTATCGGAGAGCGTTGCACCCGAAACCCGCGCTGAGGTGCGGCGGAAGGTTTCTCACTTGGTCCGCGGGCGGTGGTTCGAGCCACCTTTTTCGGGGCTCGGGTTTTCTAAATTGCTTCACAGCGCGTTGACCGCAATGGAAAAAGCACCATTGGAAAAACCACTGCTGCCACCGGGTCATCCGATTGATTTGATGGTCACCGCGACAGATTTTCGCGGTCATGTAGAGATGCTCCGGCTCAACAGCCCGGCCATTGTAGAGGAAAGCGAACACCGGCTGCCGGTCAGCTTTAGCGCGAACGTGCCGAGCGAACCCGGTCAGCCCCTGGCCAATCCCCTCGAATTAACTTTCGCCGCCAGAGCCACAGCAAGTTTTCCCGGTGCCTTCCCGCCTTTGCAACTTCAAGAGATTGACAGTCTAAAGAAAGCCCGCGGCACTGAATGGGCAAATAGAGAAAACTTCTGCCAGCGAATTATGCCAGTGCATTGCAAAAATGGTGTCACAGAGAGCGTCGCCTTAATTGATGGTTCGGTGCTGATTAATGCGCCATTCGGGGCGGCAATGAACGCGCTAAAGGGTAGGCCTGCACAGCGTGAGGTGGATAGACGGTTTGTATATATTGATCCCCGCCCAGACCGGTTTGATGCAGCAGACGAGAAACTAAAAAAACCGGTTGGATTCTTCGCGGCCATATTCGGCTCACTTTCCGCCATTCCGCGTGAGCAACCCATCCGCGATAATTTGGAAGAATTGGAAGAGCAGTCACGCGAGGCGCAAACTTTGCGCAGGATGGTGATGGCACTTCGGCCCGAAGTCGAACGCAATGTCGAAAAGCTGTTTGGACGCACGTTGTTCCTCAATGGCCCAACACCTAAACGCTTGGCCGGATGGCGAAATAAAGCCCAACAAGCGGCCGCCATCGGCAGCGGTTTCGCGTTCAGTTCTTACGCCCAGGCGAAATTTACCGGTATCGTCGAGGAGCTCGCCCAGATCACCTTTGACGCGGCCACAGAATTGGGGTTGCCAGATCGGGCACCAATAAGCGCTGCTTTGTTTGCGGAATTGGACCGCCGGGGCCTCAACATTCTGTCTGGCGAGAATGGGCGTGCAAGCGAGGCTGCAATTAATTTCTTCCGCGCGCATGATCTCGGTTTCCGGATCAGGCGGTTACGCTTGCTAGCACGCCGACTTGCCCGCGATTGGGAAGCAGATCCGGATATTCCGGATGAGGCTTTAGAAGCTGCGCGCAAGACAATATACGACATCCTTGCATTGTATTTTGAACAAGAGAAACCTCACAATTTGGGGGAAGAGTTTCCTGCTCTGGCAGCGAATGTCTTGCAGGAACCCGGGCCGGTCTTGCACCTCTTGGCCCAACGGCGCTTGCTTGAGGAAACCGATCAAAGAGCAGAGGAAATGCTCTCAAAATCGCTTGAATCCATGCCGGAAGACCTGCGCCGCAGAATGCTGCTGACTTACCTCGGTTTCCCATTTTATGACGTCGCGACGTTTCCGCTGGTACGGAACAAGGGTCTCACAGAGTTCGACCCGGTCAAGGTGGACCGAATTTCGCCTGACGATGCGAGGTCAATTCGAGACGGGGGCACTAGCGCCACCTTGCGCGGCACGGAATTCTACAATTTCGGCGCATTTTTCAGCCGCGCCTACCGGGAAAACGATTATCTTTGGGGCCGGCTCCATGGGGCCGAGCGAATGATTGATTTGATCTGTTCCACCCTCGATGCTCACCAATTTGAAGGTCATGAGGGCGTCCATCAAATCCAGCGGTTCAAGCGGCAGGCATTTCTAGCCGTTCTGGATGAAGAGGAAGACCGGCTGACCGCCGATCCTCGCTTGCTCAGCCAGATACGCTCGGAAGTTCTTGAACGCCTGGGTTAAGCGCCAAAAACGTCTTTTAGCTTGTCGAAGAAGCCCCGGCTTTCCGGGCATTCATCACCGGTTTCCGTGTCGCGGAATTGCTGAAGAATTTCCTTCTGCGCTTTGCTTAGTTTGGTCGGAGTTTCGACCGCAATTTCAACTACCAGATCACCTCGGCCGCGACCTTGCAGCACGGGCATACCTGCACCGCGCACACGCAATTGCTTGCCAGATTGGATGCCTGCGGGAATATCGACCGAGTTGGTCTCTCCATCAAGGTCGGGAATTTCAACACATCCGCCAAGCGCCGCGGTGGAAAAACTGATCGGAACGCGCGTGAGCAATGTTGTGCCCTCTCGTTCGAATACAGAATGTTCCTTAATATGAATGAAGATGTACAGATCGCCAGCTGGCGCCCCGCGCGGCCCCGCTTCGCCCTTGCCTGACAGCCTGATCCGTGTCCCTGTATCAACACCTGGTGGAATCTCGACTTCGAGCGCCTGCGCCTGATCGGAGCGGCCCTCGCCTCGGCAGTCATCGCACGGTTTTTCGATGACTTCGCCGCGCCCGTTGCAGTTTGGGCATGGGCGTTCGACCACAAAGAAACCCTGTTTTGCACGAACTTTGCCGTGGCCATTGCACAAATTGCAGCCGCGAGTGCCAGTGCCCGGCTGCGCGCCTGAACCGCTGCAAGTCTCACAGCTTTGGGAAACTTCAATTTCGATTTCGGTCTTTTTGCCGTGGAATGCATCACCAAGGTCGATCTGCATGTCATAGCGCAGATCTGCCCCCCGGCGTGGCTGTTGCCGGCCGCCACCGCCGCCAAATGCGCTGCCGAAGATTGTTTCGAAGATATCGCCGATATCGCCAAAATCACCCTGCTGGCCTTGGCCTCCACCACCCATTCCCTGTTGGAATGCCTCATGGCCGAAACGGTCATATGCCGCGCGCTTTTGTGGGTCTTTCAGACAATCATAGGCCGCGCTGACCGATTTGAACTTCGATTCCGCTTCAGCGTCACCTGGATTGCGGTCCGGGTGGCATTGCATTGCGATCCGGCGATAGGACGATTTGATCGTCTTATCGTCAGCATCACGCGAGACTTCAAGAAGCTCGTAAAAATCTATGGTTGAAGACATCGTTTCATCCCAAACCAGTCCGCCATCGGTGCCGGTAAGCACCAATGGCGGTTCCAGTTTTCATTTTGGCGTTAGCCTTTGTTTTCGTCTTCGTTCACTTCGGAAAATTCGGCATCAACGACTTCTTCTTCGTCGGCCTTTTCAGCACCATCGGAAGGCGCATCACCGTCAGAACCGGCATTAGCCTGTTCCTGCTGGTAGATTTCCTGACCCATTTTCATGGCAACTTCGGTCAAGGCTTGCGACTTGGCATTAATCGCGTCGAGGTCTTCGCCCTCAAGCGCGGTTTTCGCCTCTGCCAGAGCGGCCTCGACTTCAGATTTCAGATCAGCGGAGATCTTGTCACCGTGCTCTTCCAGCTGCTTCTCGGTTGCGTGCACCAAGCTGTCCGCCTGGTTGCGGGATTCCGCCTGCTCACGCCGCTTCTTGTCTTCCTCGGCAAATTTCTCAGCATCCTGAACCATCTGGTCGATGTCATTGTCTGACAGACCGCCCGATGCCTGAATCCGGATTTGCTGTTCCTTGCCAGTACCCTTGTCTTTGGCCGACACGTTCACGATGCCGTTGGCGTCGATGTCGAATGTGACCTCAACTTGCGGAACACCGCGCGGTGCAGCAGGGATACCAACCAGATCGAAATTGCCGAGCATTTTGTTATCGGCGGCCATTTCACGCTCGCCCTGGAAAACACGGATCGTCACGGCCTGCTGATTGTCTTCAGCGGTCGAGTAGGTCTGCGATTTTTTGGTCGGGATTGTCGTGTTGCGGTCAATCATGCGCGTGAACACGCCGCCAAGCGTCTCGATACCGAGCGAAAGCGGAGTAACATCGAGCAGCAGGACGTCTTTGACATCGCCCTGCAAAACGCCTGCCTGAATGGCAGCACCCATTGCAACCACTTCATCAGGGTTCACGCCAGTATGCGGTTCTTTGCCGAAGAAGTCTTTCACGATTTCGCGAACACGCGGCATACGGGTCATCCCGCCGACGAGAATAACTTCGTCAATTCCGCCTTTATCCACGCCAGCATCAGCCAAAGCTTTCTTACAAGGCTCAAGAGTGCGCTTGATCAAATCACCGACCATCTTTTCGAGGTCCGAACGGCTGATGTTTTCCACGAGGTGAAGCGGAGTAGTCGCCCCGCCCTCCATCCGTGCGGTAATGAACGGCAAGTTCACTTCAGTGGTTTGCGCACTGGACAGCTCGATTTTTGCCTTTTCAGCGGCTTCCTTGAGACGTTGAAGCGCCAGCTTATCCGTCTTGAGGTCCATGTTTTCTTTTTTCTTGAACTGCGCTGCCAGCCATTCGACAATTGCGTTATCGAAATCTTCGCCGCCCAGGAAAGTATCGCCGTTGGTGGACTTAACTTCGAACACGCCGTCACCGATTTCGAGAACCGACACGTCGAATGTACCGCCGCCAAGGTCATAGACTGCGATGGTTTTGCCATCGTCCTTGTCCATACCGTAAGCCAGCGCCGCAGCAGTTGGCTCGTTGATAATGCGCAGAACTTCGAGGCCAGCAATTTGGCCAGCATCTTTGGTTGCCTGACGCTGGGCGTCATTGAAATACGCAGGAACGGTAATGACCGCTTGGGTCACTGTTTCACCAAGATAGCTCTCGGCGGTCTCTTTCATCTTTTGCAAGATGAAAGCGGAAACTTGTGAAGGGCTGTAATCTTCATCGCCAGCCTTGACCCACGCATCGCCATTTTTGCCTTTGACGATGTTGTAGGGGACCAGATCCATGTCCTTCTTGGTCATTGGATCGTCGAACCGGCGGCCGATCAGGCGCTTGATTGCGAATAGGGTGTTGTCAGGATTGGTCACTGCCTGGCGTTTGGCCGGCTGACCGATCAGACGTTCGCCATCCTTGGTGAAGGCGACGATTGAAGGCGTGGTACGCGCGCCTTCAGAATTTTCAATAACCTTCGGCTTGCCGCCGTCCATTACGGCGATGCAGGAGTTGGTAGTGCCGAGGTCGATACCGATTACTTTAGCCATGGATTCCCCACTTTATGCTTAATGTTGGACGCTGCTCACTGGGTTTCCCGGAATTGGCAAAACCGTTCGGCAGCTCGTTTCTGAACGGGATATAGGTGCGGTTTTTATTGGCACAAGGGACCATGACCGCTAGTTCGTGCATGAAATTCACCATGGAGAAACTCGCGTGACCACACGTTTTTTTGCAAGTCTTGCTCTTGGGATTGCAACTTTCGGCCTGAGCGCTTGCGATTCTGCTAGTGATGAAGCCGAAGTTACTGCCGCACCCGAAGGGGTTGCGGGACTGACAATCACCAACGGCCGAATGGTTTTGCCTGCCGTCAATGGCAGACCCGCCGCAGTCTATTTCGATCTTGCTTACGACGGGGATGACAACCAGACAGTGAGCGCGATTTATGTCGAAGGCGCTGAAAACGCGATGATGCACGAATATGCCGAGAAAGACTTCAAGGTTCAGATGATTCCGCTGGAATCGCTCGACCTGACCAAGGGCGTGAAAGTATCTTTCGAGCCCGGCGGCAAACACGGTATGGCGATGAGCGTTTCTCCTGAACTAAGCGCAGGCGGAAAGACCGAGGTAACTTTGATCATGGCCGATGGTGACAAGACCACGTTCGTAGCGGACATTAAAAGTGCCGGGGATGAACGCTGAGCGATTTAAATCCTGAATACAGCATCCAGCCGTGCCCCGTTGGTGGCGAACGCCAGTTGACGCCTGGAGAAATCGAGCTCTCCAATAGCGTGTTTGGTGATGCGATTGACTATACTCAGGTGAAAATCCGCCGCAGGAAATGGTTTCCGTTCCAGCCAAAACGCGTGACTATGGCGCCGCGCGGCCATATTCATTTCCATCCGGACGGCAAAAGCTATTGCGATGATTTTTCAGCTGAAAGCCTATCTCGCCAAGGGCTGTTCATTCACGAAATGGTCCATGTCTGGCAAACCCAGACCAAGGGTGAGTGGTATCTGGTGCTGAACCGCCGGCCCTGGTCGCGGTATGATTACAGCTTGAAACCGGGTTGGAAGCTCGAAAGCTACGGGATCGAACAACAGGCGGAGATCGTCAAACATGCTTTTTGGTTGCGTAACGGAGCGAGAGTCGCCGGTGTTTCCGACAAAAGCGCCTATGATCTGGTCGTAAATTTCCCTGGCGCAAGCTAGTTAGTCATCTGTCTGACGCTACGTCATGGAGGACTTATCCACCAAGCCTCTTGAGTAAATAAGTTTCGCTTGATACCAATGCGCCCATTGTCCGGTCGGCCAAACCCGCGACCGGCCGATAGGTACACCCATGAAATTATCCGACTATGCAATGTCGCGCGAGCGTGGCTTCCTTTCGTCCTATGAAATTGACGCAGTGAAGCTTCCGGCGCGGTTTGATGAAGTGCTTAAATCCGCAAGCAATCTCTCTGGCCTGATCACCACTGGCCGTGTCCGACATTGGCTTGACCAACTGCCGGAACCGGCCATCGACGAATGGCTGTCAGATGCCCCGGACGAACAAATTCGCACGCTGATGGTCCATTACAGCTTTCTTGTGCAAGCTTACGTCTGGGGCGAACCAACTCCGCCCAAGCACTTACCCGCGAACCTTGCGCGTCCGATGGTCGCGCTGGCAGACAATCTGGGTCAAGCACCCTTGCTCCCCTATTCCGGATATGTCCTCGACAATTGGTCTCGCCTCGACAAGTCAGGCCCGATCACCCTCGATAATATCTATATGTATCAGAATTTTGCTGGCGGAGATGATGAAAACTGGTTCGTCACGATCCACGTAGCCATCGAAGCGCAAGCGGGCGTGCTGCTAGATAATGCGGCCAAGCTGGTTGGTGTTGCCAAAGCCGGAGACGAAGCAGAAGCCGAGCGGCTGCTTCTCGAGATGAACACGGCTTGGGAAGGCGTCTACGACGTGTTCAAGCGAATGACCGAGCGCTGCGATCCCTATGTCTATTTCCACCGCGTCCGCCCATACATTCATGGCTGGGCCAACAATGCGGCGCTTGATGGCGGTCTGATTTACGAAGGCGTCGCCAAATATGAGGGCAAGCCGCAAGCCTTGCGCGGCCAGACCGGATCACAAAGTTCTATTGTTCCGTCGATGGATGCGCTGTTTGGTGTGAAGCACAGCGACGATCCCTTGCGCAATTTCCTCGATGAATTGCATGAATATCGTCCGGTCAATCACCGCAGGTTTATTGAAGATCTGGCTGCCCAATCAAAGCTGCGTGAATTTGTCGAAGGTTCGCATTCACAATCGCTCAAGGACGCGTTCAACGCCTGTGTCGAACAGGTCGCCCGCTTCCGCACCCGCCATCTTGAATATGCAGCAAGCTACATCAATAAACAGGCTGGCTCCATCTCTGGTAATGACCCCGATGTCGGCACCGGAGGCACGCCATTTATGAAATATCTGAAAAAGCACCGCGACGAAAACCGCGAACAGGTGGTTTCTTAATATGAGAAGACCCTCCGTCATTTAATGCCGGAGGGTCTCTATATTCCTGTTAAAACGTGGCTGCCGCTCAATCAGGTTTTTTCGCTACGCCGACCATTGCGGGACGCAGCAGCCGGTCTTTAATCATATAGCCGGCCTGCATCTCCTGCAAAATGGTGCCTGGCTCGTGGCTGTCGCTCGGAACTTCCATCATGGCCTGATGCTGGTTCGGGTCGAGCGGCAGGCCCATAGAGGCAATGCGGCTGATGCCGTGCATCCCGAACACTTTGTCCAACTCGCGCTGGGTGGCTTCGATGCCGGCGACCAAACCTTTGAACTTCTCGTCCTCTCGCAATTCTTGCGGGACGGAATCGAGCGCGCGTGACAGGTTGTCTGAAACAGACAGAATATCGCGGGCAAAGCCGGTCGCGGCATAAGCGCGCGCATCGGCGATGTCTTTTTCCATACGGCGGCGGACATTTTGCGTTTCCGCCTTT is part of the Pontixanthobacter gangjinensis genome and encodes:
- the grpE gene encoding nucleotide exchange factor GrpE, translated to MNDDKPEPTGTEHQDAAVEAELKGVPEELLADDDGDVESSLEDALAELRNDLEGAKQETLYAKAETQNVRRRMEKDIADARAYAATGFARDILSVSDNLSRALDSVPQELREDEKFKGLVAGIEATQRELDKVFGMHGISRIASMGLPLDPNQHQAMMEVPSDSHEPGTILQEMQAGYMIKDRLLRPAMVGVAKKPD
- a CDS encoding CvpA family protein; the encoded protein is MTGFDIIVLIIVGVAAVGGFMRGLVQEVLSLSAWILALFAIHYLHTPLYHAMGGYLGWTTAVAVLAFALLLLVPYAAMKLIAGRAGDASRASILGPIDRVLGFGFGAIKGALIVVLAFSLLVLGYDTAWGIAGRPTWITTARTYPVVNASTDSLVQMIQQRRSVLRSEEEEN
- a CDS encoding patatin-like protein, translated to MRQKELRLALICYGGVSLAVYMHGVTKEVWKLAKASRAFHADEARSEGVQGVYRDMLECIEKDHGLKLRVLPDILTGASAGGINAVYLAQAIHSGQSLEPLTELWLECADVDRLVHPDARPMWRFAKFWAQPFASWLLKRPGNAVSESVAPETRAEVRRKVSHLVRGRWFEPPFSGLGFSKLLHSALTAMEKAPLEKPLLPPGHPIDLMVTATDFRGHVEMLRLNSPAIVEESEHRLPVSFSANVPSEPGQPLANPLELTFAARATASFPGAFPPLQLQEIDSLKKARGTEWANRENFCQRIMPVHCKNGVTESVALIDGSVLINAPFGAAMNALKGRPAQREVDRRFVYIDPRPDRFDAADEKLKKPVGFFAAIFGSLSAIPREQPIRDNLEELEEQSREAQTLRRMVMALRPEVERNVEKLFGRTLFLNGPTPKRLAGWRNKAQQAAAIGSGFAFSSYAQAKFTGIVEELAQITFDAATELGLPDRAPISAALFAELDRRGLNILSGENGRASEAAINFFRAHDLGFRIRRLRLLARRLARDWEADPDIPDEALEAARKTIYDILALYFEQEKPHNLGEEFPALAANVLQEPGPVLHLLAQRRLLEETDQRAEEMLSKSLESMPEDLRRRMLLTYLGFPFYDVATFPLVRNKGLTEFDPVKVDRISPDDARSIRDGGTSATLRGTEFYNFGAFFSRAYRENDYLWGRLHGAERMIDLICSTLDAHQFEGHEGVHQIQRFKRQAFLAVLDEEEDRLTADPRLLSQIRSEVLERLG
- the radA gene encoding DNA repair protein RadA, with product MAKAKKRYVCQACGSVSHRWQGQCPDCAEWNTLSEDIPATVFSQKHNLGSGGRAVEFVDLDAPGEELKRRPTGLAEFDRALGGGLVPGSAILMGGDPGIGKSTLLLQAAAKIAKAGGSTVYVSGEEAAAQVRMRASRLGLADAPIKLAAATSVRDILTTLNGMDAPALLVIDSIQTMHSDTIEGAPGTVSQVRGCAFELIRYAKENGVAMVLVGHVTKDGSIAGPRVLEHMVDVVMSFEGERSHQYRILRALKNRFGAVDEIGVFAMAGAGLEEVSNPSMLFLSGRDEPLAGSAVFPALEGTRPVLIEVQALIVRLQSGATPRRAVVGWDNGRLAMLLAVLESRCGLNFSSAEVYLNVAGGYRLSDPAADLAVAAALVSALADKPLPTRSVWFGEVSLAGEIRPVAHAGLRLKESAKLGFKSGCGPFDADEKSGLKYHGLKQLANLVDQVVGSQ
- a CDS encoding copper chaperone PCu(A)C, with amino-acid sequence MTTRFFASLALGIATFGLSACDSASDEAEVTAAPEGVAGLTITNGRMVLPAVNGRPAAVYFDLAYDGDDNQTVSAIYVEGAENAMMHEYAEKDFKVQMIPLESLDLTKGVKVSFEPGGKHGMAMSVSPELSAGGKTEVTLIMADGDKTTFVADIKSAGDER
- the dnaK gene encoding molecular chaperone DnaK; the encoded protein is MAKVIGIDLGTTNSCIAVMDGGKPKVIENSEGARTTPSIVAFTKDGERLIGQPAKRQAVTNPDNTLFAIKRLIGRRFDDPMTKKDMDLVPYNIVKGKNGDAWVKAGDEDYSPSQVSAFILQKMKETAESYLGETVTQAVITVPAYFNDAQRQATKDAGQIAGLEVLRIINEPTAAALAYGMDKDDGKTIAVYDLGGGTFDVSVLEIGDGVFEVKSTNGDTFLGGEDFDNAIVEWLAAQFKKKENMDLKTDKLALQRLKEAAEKAKIELSSAQTTEVNLPFITARMEGGATTPLHLVENISRSDLEKMVGDLIKRTLEPCKKALADAGVDKGGIDEVILVGGMTRMPRVREIVKDFFGKEPHTGVNPDEVVAMGAAIQAGVLQGDVKDVLLLDVTPLSLGIETLGGVFTRMIDRNTTIPTKKSQTYSTAEDNQQAVTIRVFQGEREMAADNKMLGNFDLVGIPAAPRGVPQVEVTFDIDANGIVNVSAKDKGTGKEQQIRIQASGGLSDNDIDQMVQDAEKFAEEDKKRREQAESRNQADSLVHATEKQLEEHGDKISADLKSEVEAALAEAKTALEGEDLDAINAKSQALTEVAMKMGQEIYQQEQANAGSDGDAPSDGAEKADEEEVVDAEFSEVNEDENKG
- a CDS encoding vgr related protein, coding for MTPGEIELSNSVFGDAIDYTQVKIRRRKWFPFQPKRVTMAPRGHIHFHPDGKSYCDDFSAESLSRQGLFIHEMVHVWQTQTKGEWYLVLNRRPWSRYDYSLKPGWKLESYGIEQQAEIVKHAFWLRNGARVAGVSDKSAYDLVVNFPGAS
- a CDS encoding PrnB family protein; this encodes MKLSDYAMSRERGFLSSYEIDAVKLPARFDEVLKSASNLSGLITTGRVRHWLDQLPEPAIDEWLSDAPDEQIRTLMVHYSFLVQAYVWGEPTPPKHLPANLARPMVALADNLGQAPLLPYSGYVLDNWSRLDKSGPITLDNIYMYQNFAGGDDENWFVTIHVAIEAQAGVLLDNAAKLVGVAKAGDEAEAERLLLEMNTAWEGVYDVFKRMTERCDPYVYFHRVRPYIHGWANNAALDGGLIYEGVAKYEGKPQALRGQTGSQSSIVPSMDALFGVKHSDDPLRNFLDELHEYRPVNHRRFIEDLAAQSKLREFVEGSHSQSLKDAFNACVEQVARFRTRHLEYAASYINKQAGSISGNDPDVGTGGTPFMKYLKKHRDENREQVVS
- the dnaJ gene encoding molecular chaperone DnaJ, translated to MSSTIDFYELLEVSRDADDKTIKSSYRRIAMQCHPDRNPGDAEAESKFKSVSAAYDCLKDPQKRAAYDRFGHEAFQQGMGGGGQGQQGDFGDIGDIFETIFGSAFGGGGGRQQPRRGADLRYDMQIDLGDAFHGKKTEIEIEVSQSCETCSGSGAQPGTGTRGCNLCNGHGKVRAKQGFFVVERPCPNCNGRGEVIEKPCDDCRGEGRSDQAQALEVEIPPGVDTGTRIRLSGKGEAGPRGAPAGDLYIFIHIKEHSVFEREGTTLLTRVPISFSTAALGGCVEIPDLDGETNSVDIPAGIQSGKQLRVRGAGMPVLQGRGRGDLVVEIAVETPTKLSKAQKEILQQFRDTETGDECPESRGFFDKLKDVFGA